From the genome of Nicotiana sylvestris chromosome 2, ASM39365v2, whole genome shotgun sequence, one region includes:
- the LOC138885552 gene encoding uncharacterized protein, with protein sequence MRDDDRSLKARFGSYNFNVSTSELVAVLRSMGDKVRWPKEMRSNPNRCNLDHWCEFHNDHGHKMADCRFLQGEVDHLLKQGYLTELFSEKGKQAYMKNRQEPPKPLSPKRTVNVISGGEEINGATYTAAKKVSKVTVTQGKQVRQVLEEESSSVNIILLRVLNEMQAEDKLVPKAHTLSVFDNSSVVTKGEVVLTTFAKVVVKDMKFQVVEMEMAYNMILGKPWIHEMDVVPSTLHQVIKFPSPWGIRQIHGDQQTSRSINSVADSRTKNEEK encoded by the exons AtgcgagatgatgatagaagctTGAAGGCAAGATTTGGCAGTTACAATTTCAATGTCAGCACTTCAGAGTTAGTAGCAGTATTAAGAAGCATGGGTGATAAGGTGcggtggccaaaggaaatgagatcaaatCCAAATAGGTGTAATCTTGATCActggtgcgagtttcacaacgaTCATGGTCATAAAATGGCAGATTGTAGATTTTTACAAGGTGAAGTAGACCATTTATTAAAGCAAGGGTATCTTACCGAactatttagtgaaaaaggtaagcaagcatacatgaagaacaggcaggagcccCCTAAACCTCTGTCTCCAAAAAGGACCGTTAATGTTATAAGCGGGGGCGAAGAAATTAACGGTGCGACATATACGGCAGCCAAGAAAGTTTCAAAAGTTACAGTTACACAAGGGAAGCAGGTCCGACAGGTATTGGAGGAAGAaa gtagttccgtgaacatcattttgctaagagtattaaacgagatgcaagctgaagataagctAGTACCTAAGGCACATACTTTATCTGTCTTTGACAATTCAAGCGTTGTGACAAAAGGGGAGGTAGTACTTACAACATTCGCAAAAGTAGTTGTCAAAGATATGAAGTTTCAGGTGGTGGAGatggaaatggcttacaatatgattctcggaAAACCGTGGATTCATGAGATGGATGTTGTGCCGTCTaccttacatcaagttattaaattcccatcaccatggggaatacgTCAAATCCACGGGGATCAACAAACATCCAGGAGCATCAACTCTGTAGCAGATTCAAGAACAAAaaacgaagaaaaatag